One window from the genome of Pelecanus crispus isolate bPelCri1 chromosome 13, bPelCri1.pri, whole genome shotgun sequence encodes:
- the LOC104023764 gene encoding protein eva-1 homolog C — MARLVWPAAALVLLCLAVGLEASPELSGYLRKVLRNHTTHTCDGEQLLIVCPRKTTISILGAFYGRRVPSPNLCPSPGNASQESTECMSATAHLKLLAECQDQQWCQFSVHSQVFGPDPCPGTHKYLIASYKCRPGNHRVKTVCENDKLRLQCRPKSILAIYSANYGRFSRGKPECDALNTGGPQIECLAPDALRRVSKKCHRKGNCTVAADQATFGDPCLPGTKKQLRVSYTCVPKQLLEEVGPDTSDPFLLSDYMHGGWYKGPRFSRLREDRMIFTSSLAAFAHLWGVPEKVGLYFLCGVSGGLMLLLCIISPKTTFLQEVGEALKDPELGSSSELSRTKLRDEQDEDLPDDSSSDSSFRRLTRTYRATDSIFGPELTAAMEGAVEHQGHGREEIWMPKESSPYAIHKIKSATK, encoded by the exons ATGGCCAGGctggtgtggccagcagcagccctggtcctcctctgcctggccgtggggctggaggCCAGCCCGGAGCTCTCCG GGTACCTGCGCAAGGTGCTGAGGAACCACACCACCCACACCTgtgatggggagcagctcctCATCGTCTGCCCTCGCAAGACCACCATCAGCATCCTCGGTGCCTTCTACGGGCGTCGTGTACCTAGCCCCAacctctgccccagccctggcaacGCCTCCCAGGAGAGCACCGAGTGCATGTCCGCCACTGCGCACCTG AAGCTGCTGGCTGAGTGCCAGGACCAGCAGTGGTGCCAGTTCTCGGTGCACAGCCAAGTTTTTGGGCCAGACCCGTGCCCCGGGACACACAAGTACCTCATCGCTTCCTACAAGTGCCGGCCAG GCAACCATCGGGTCAAGACCGTGTGCGAGAACGACAAGCTGAGGCTGCAGTGCCGACCAAAATCTATCCTGGCCATTTATTCTGCAAATTATGGACGATTCTCGCGGGGCAAACCGGAGTGCGATGCCCTGAACACTGGGGGACCCCAGATAG AGTGCTTGGCTCCAGACGCCCTGCGGAGGGTCTCCAAGAAGTGCCACCGCAAAGGGAACTGCACCGTGGCTGCTGACCAGGCCACCTTCGGGGACCCGTGCCTCCCCGGCACAAAGAAACAGCTGCGAGTCTCCTACACCTGCG TGCccaagcagctgctggaggaggtgggcCCTGACACCTCGGACCCCTTCCTGCTCTCGGACTACATGCACG GTGGCTGGTACAAAGGGCCCAGGTTCTCCAGGCTCCGGGAAGACCGGATGATTTTTACTAGCTCTCTGGCAGCTTTTGCCCACCTTTGGG GTGTCCCAGAGAAAGTTGGCCTCTACTTTCTTTGTGGGGTCTCAGGAGGCCTCATGCTCCTGCTGTGCATCATCAGCCCCAAAACGACCTTCCTCCAGGAGGTGGGGGAGGCTCTCAAAGACccagagctggggagcagctcggAGCTGAGCAGGACCAAGCTGCGGGACGAGCAGGACGAAGACCTCCCCGACGACAGCTCCTCAGACTCCTCCTTCCGCCGCCTCACCCGCACCTACCGGGCCACCGACAGCATCTTTGGCCCGGAGCTGACAGCGGCCATGGAGGGAGCAGTGGAGCACCAGGGCCACGGCAGGGAGGAGATCTGGATGCCCAAGGAGTCAAGCCCATACGCCATCCACAAGATCAAATCGGCCACCAAAtaa